Part of the Kryptolebias marmoratus isolate JLee-2015 linkage group LG20, ASM164957v2, whole genome shotgun sequence genome, CTGAGAACAGACCATAAGgcccctctcctctttagtacagaggacgTGGCATCCGTTGTTTCcaaaattaatttcaaatttCATTCGTCTGATTatagaacagttttccactttgtttcAATCCATTCTAAATGAGCTCTGGCCCAGAAAAGACGACAGCATtactggatggtgttcacatatggcttcatctttgcatgatagagctttaaccagcatttgtgactggtacagtgagctgtgtttacagacaatgatttgtggaagtgttcctgagcccatgcagtgatgtccagaacagaatcagaactgtttttaatgcagcactGACGACTCGGAGATCAGGGGCAGCCAattttgactttcagccttgtcctttaAGCTGaaagatttctccagattcttgaattttttaaaattttattacaaactgTGTATAATGAGATATTCAAATTTTTCACTAATTTATAATTGAGCAACATTGTTCTGAAattatttcactatttttagataCATCTGGTGAACCTCCACACAGCTTTACTTCTGAGAAATTCaatttctctaaaatgctctttttatacccagtcctcctACTGAcctgttaccaaaaaaaaacttttcattgaaaaatgctcttccagctgtttcttattcaaaccacttacttttacagccttttgttgcccctgtgccaacttttctgagatgtgttgctgccataaaaaattaaaagttaccTAATATTTTCCAGAAAATGGTACACCTTCTTAGTTTatacatttgatatgtttattatgttcctttgtgaataaaaaatggatttatgagttttgaaaatcattgcattatgtttttatttactttttacacaatgtccccacttttttggaattggggttgtacaaaTGAATTCTCTAATGCTACCACTTTTTTTGGGGTGGGTGGAGATGTGGACAGGTGCAAAAACACCAATATTCTTCACTGAAATTTGaaaatttgctgcttttctttgccATGTATTATTGTCAAGTAGTCAAGATGTTCAGCACGTTGAGTTCATCTTGTTGGGCTtctgttctccttttttccAAGAATccgaaaaatatataaattttaaaacgCAGTCTGGAAGAACATTCCCATTTGCTGCCCTCCTGTGAATTTCCACCCTACTTAAACTTGCACAAGGCAGTGACATAACATATATGTTCCAAATTCAGACGTTTGATACAAAATGTAATGTAAGCTAAATGATAAAGTAACTGAAGAAAATGCAGTATGTCACACTGATTATgagcaacataaaataaaaaatatatacataatgGGCAGATAGTTAAAATCTTGggttttctgcagtttatttctctttttttccaatagGAATGAAGACCAGGATGATAGGAATCGAAAGGCATCATATGACATCAAGGAAGGGACCTCAGACTGTGAAGACTGGTCAGCTCAGTTCACTGCATATAGATGCCTCATATATTATAAACTCCTTcagtttttccagttttaaagtcaCTCACTCGAGTGTTCTCATTTCCTATGCAGTCCTAAGCCCACGTTGGAGGATGTGCGCTCATGGGGGCAGTCGTTCGATAAGTTGATGTGTTGTGCAGCGGGGAGGAACTCTTTTCGACAGTTTCTTCGCACCGAGTTCAGCGAGGAGAACATGCTCTTCTGGCTCGCCTGTGACGAGTTTAGCAAAGAGACCAACAAAAGTGTGATAGAGGAGAAGGCCCGGGTCATCTACGAGGATTACATCTCAATTCTCTCACCTAAAGAGGTGTGACAGTTTTCATTtctattcatttttaataattttgatgAATACAGAGTTAGATAAATTTATCAATATCACTTTTAGGTTTGTATGGAAATCGTAAAGCTTTAGCCCAGATGCTTTAGCTTTCCCTAAAGTAGGAACGTATAGCAACACTCTTTTCAAAACTACcaaaattattctaaaattaGAACTCCTAAGAACTTGTTAATTAAGAcattgttttcctatttttattttaaacctaaattGAACTTTTGTTGGTGGGTTGTGAAACAAATCAGATAAATTCAGAGTTGCGTAGCATTTTCTAGGCAACTCATGAATGGTTCAGCTAACTTGAGGTAGCCAAACAAGGgacagttttttattgtttattgaacTCTACATGagcaaatattaaacttttactCTATTGCATGACACCGTTTGATTtgcctgtctgtttttttgtttatttttagctgaacatcatctgcagctgtatgtgtgctgagcgtAGACACgctgaatgttttttgtgtgtgtgtataaaccaatggtgctgaggctgctgaatgtatcagttcACAAGGAGTTGAGTAAAGTTTTGAACTTACTGGACGCGCTGATTAGGCGGACTGAAACATTCGCAACCTCAGCGCTATCGGCATACACACGGTCCGCACACATACATACAATGGGGTTAAAACAGATATTCGGTTAAGAAAACagtaacaaactaaacagtgtcatgcaacagtgtagaggtttaatattagctaattcTTTCAAAGCAGtgtttgagaaagagttgtttttataagcctaaaaatGCTAAAGGGACCtagtttggctagccattagcctagtctgaataaagaaacacttttgcccttttctccacacttTGTGAGTGATGTCTTGGTTGATAACATACTAACTACTGATGACTGTTTGACAAAGCATCTCTTCAACGctcaccagactatccctttaagatggTGTCCTCTGACCTGTTGCATACTGTTCGTCCTAATGGTGTATTTGCTCTACTTCCAGGTGAGCCTTGACTCCCGTGTGCGTGAGGCCATTAACAGGAACATGCCTGAGCCCACCTTGCACACGTTCGACGACGCCCAGTTGCAGATCTACACACTAATGCAAAGAGACTCGTATCCCCGCTACTTGAACTCCCCAGCCTACAAAAACCTGCTCAACACCCTGTCAGAGCAGTCCCCCGAATCTTAGGGTGGTGACAACCTGTGATCTTTTAACTTTCTCTTACCCTCCTCAATCcataccccccaccccccctttttaaaattttttgttttctttgtatgttCAGTGTAGGATTATATGAGCCAGGCTTCGGGCCCGGCCCCTCCCAGGGATCTCAGAGCTATTGTGATCTGCACCTGACCGAAGACACTCAGGTCTCAAAAAATCTCCCGAGGGCTCGACATCACACTCACTGCTACAGATCAACATAGCAAAACACTCCAAAGGAAAATGAATacactttattctgttttctttttctttcttttgatagaaataatctattttatttgtgttcagagttttttaatgatctgttgtttttgtatgatTGTTTGTGGGGGGGGATGATTCCTACtgtagaatatatatatttatgagtTTGTAAATAGTTGAAATCAAATTGTGGATATTTTATGTGGAAACGCCTGGTTCTATTTACTGCGTATGAAAATCAAAGCTCAAGTCAAAGCTACATGTTAGCTCTACTTGCAGGCAGCTTTGTGGGGTACTGTTTAATCTACCTtggtttttaccttttttttttctctctctctttatttcTTACCTAACCTCACATTTCAGCACCTGTGGCAGCGGCTTGGCAACTCCAGTTCACGTAGAACCCATGTGTGATTGAAAATACTGTTAAGTGTGATGAAATTATGATAGCTCTTGAAACGGGGCACGACTTGTTTACATAAGAAAGACAAATTAGTAATGGAAGAGcagtttaacttttattattaagtCTTAATTGCCTATTTAAGACAAGATTTGTGTTATAAATGTGACATCTCATAGATTTATTACCGGTGTGACATGCAAACCCAAGTAACTGTATATAAACCAgagaaagtattttttgtttattattaattcTTCAAGTACAAAGAagtagaaaatatatttaaattgatTAATGGGATAAACATTACTgcactgtcagaaaacaaagttgaaaaagactttaatttatattttattttatgggtcTGCAATTTTTCAGTACTTTTCAAGGATTTTCCTGAAAAGAGATGTGTCTTTGGGTACTAAACATGGCAAAATCAGAActgcatgtgtttttatttattttttcatttaactgttTATGATTTCTGTTAGCAGAAACTTGTACTTGCGACCCCACTTCGTTGTGTGGTCACATGAATGGGACCACTCTTCTTCCTGTCAGAAATCACATGAGGGTATCCCACAAACtgtcacatgtttgtttttgttctccatTTACACTCAAATGTTCATTGtagacacatttatttaacttgttGAAGGAGTTCTAGCTTTTGGGAAGCAATTAACCAATTAAGCAGAGAAGCAGCAATTACTTTTCTACTTTAGCAATAATTACaactaaagcttttttttctgaaaacatgaaagaaagTAATGAGAAATTACAGAcctgttaaataaagcatgccATTAGAGTTTTATCctaaata contains:
- the rgs20 gene encoding regulator of G-protein signaling 20 isoform X3; this translates as MTKSLDGMRSSDAPMGSERMEMRKRQMSVQQESAAGGTAPAQQDQPGQANPRGSNACCFCWCCCCSCSWNEDQDDRNRKASYDIKEGTSDCEDCPKPTLEDVRSWGQSFDKLMCCAAGRNSFRQFLRTEFSEENMLFWLACDEFSKETNKSVIEEKARVIYEDYISILSPKEVSLDSRVREAINRNMPEPTLHTFDDAQLQIYTLMQRDSYPRYLNSPAYKNLLNTLSEQSPES
- the rgs20 gene encoding regulator of G-protein signaling 20 isoform X1, yielding MPCASVAAVRQWEIRPTSVLRGIKRTRVLMWQWIQGLARACRQSMGYQVNYNTPYQEEPETVCLEPMGSERMEMRKRQMSVQQESAAGGTAPAQQDQPGQANPRGSNACCFCWCCCCSCSWNEDQDDRNRKASYDIKEGTSDCEDCPKPTLEDVRSWGQSFDKLMCCAAGRNSFRQFLRTEFSEENMLFWLACDEFSKETNKSVIEEKARVIYEDYISILSPKEVSLDSRVREAINRNMPEPTLHTFDDAQLQIYTLMQRDSYPRYLNSPAYKNLLNTLSEQSPES
- the rgs20 gene encoding regulator of G-protein signaling 20 isoform X2, which codes for MRTDLKQPVGGEKKPYVPSDVIKAKNYLFSLCIHGEIPMGSERMEMRKRQMSVQQESAAGGTAPAQQDQPGQANPRGSNACCFCWCCCCSCSWNEDQDDRNRKASYDIKEGTSDCEDCPKPTLEDVRSWGQSFDKLMCCAAGRNSFRQFLRTEFSEENMLFWLACDEFSKETNKSVIEEKARVIYEDYISILSPKEVSLDSRVREAINRNMPEPTLHTFDDAQLQIYTLMQRDSYPRYLNSPAYKNLLNTLSEQSPES